A part of Arachis hypogaea cultivar Tifrunner chromosome 12, arahy.Tifrunner.gnm2.J5K5, whole genome shotgun sequence genomic DNA contains:
- the LOC140176637 gene encoding uncharacterized protein — MKIRSQISFIELYIEFEQSEADLNIELEDYNSDSDDEFESNYEVVDSGGDENQANSTMEVGAAEVANALINQHLFVEPTFICSLNLEAIHAPKFSQYMNAVELPVVTDGEFIVGMEFSSREVMIKAMKDYTIRRSIDYWVYESEPTTFYAKCTQYGAGCDWLIRVSKMCKKYCWEIRRSDPSIKVKSVIAKVQSKFNYIGDDLVPNIRVLHRVFWSYYSYIIAFRHYKPIVQVDVSQDGNNNIVPIIFAIVDGETFEAYYFFLSNLQQHVVTRDDVGLISDRHESINSAIARSNRAWSPSRAFHMFVSDSIIMHGEAYTNWLNRIPREQYALAFDSGYRWGHMTTNLVEYINSVLKGAHNLPVTALVKATFYRLNKLFTRKRAETKARINAGHVFSELVTSKLHANQRASKNIQVSCFDRQNEVFEVREMPSGVEYVVDLRRRVCDYGEFQVDQIPCRHVFACCANQRLDWQVYVHDVYNMD; from the exons ATGAAAATTCGCTCACAGATATCGTTCATCGAGTTgtatattgagtttgaacaatctgaAGCAGACCTAAATATTGAGttggaagattataatagtgatAGCGACGATGAGTTTGAAAGTAACTATGAGGTCGTTGATTCTGGTGGAGACGAAAATCAAGCTAACAGCACTATGGAGGTAGGTGCCGCGGAGGTGGCAAATGCACTAATAAACCAGCATCTGTTTGTAGAGCCTACTTTTATATGCTCGTTAAATTTGGAGGCTATACATGCACCAAAATTTTCTCAGTATATGAATGCAG TAGAGCTTCCTGTTGTGACGGATGGTGAATTTATTGTGGGAATGGAATTCAGTTCTAGGGAGGTAATGATTAAGGCGATGAAAGATTATACAATCCGTCGAAGTATAGATTATTGGGTGTACGAGTCGGAACCAACAACATTCTATGCTAAATGTACACAATACGGCGCAGGTTGTGATTGGCTGATCAGGGTTAGTAAAATGTGCAAGAAGTACTGTTGGGAAATAAGGAG AAGTGACCCATCTATAAAGGTGAAATCAGTCATTGCGAAAGTACAGTCGAAGTTTAACTACATC GGTGATGACTTGGTTCCTAATATCCGTGTTTTACATcgagtcttctggagttattaTTCTTATATTATAGCATTTAGACATTACAAGCCAATAGTACAGGTAGACG TTTCACAGGATGGTAATAACAATATCGTGCCTATTATATTTGCGATAGTGGATGGAGAAACATTTGAGGCATATTACTTTTTTCTTAGTAACTTGCAACAGCATGTGGTGACACGTGACGATGTGGGCCTTATCTCCGATCGACATGAGTCCATCAACTCAGCTATTGCTCGTAGTAACAGAGCCTGGTCTCcttctagagctttccacatGTTTGTATCAG ATTCTATTATAATGCAT GGTGAGGCTTACACTAACTGGCTGAACCGGATCCCACGTGAACAGTATGCTTTGGCGTTTGATAGTGGTTATCGATGGGGTCATATGACTACCAATCTAGTGGAATACATCAATTCGGTCTTGAAAGGAGCACACAATCTCCCAGTCACTGCACTTGTTAAGGCAACATTTTACAGACTTAATAAGTTGTTCACAAGAAAAAGAGCCGAGACTAAGGCTCGTATTAATGCTGGACATGTGTTCTCTGAGCTTGTGACTTCTAAATTGCATGCGAATCAACGGGCATCGAAAAACATCCAGGTTAGTTGCTTTGATAGACAGAATGAGGTATTTGAAGTACGTGAGATGCCGAGTGGAGTGGAGTATGTAGTTGACCTACGTCGAAGAGTATGTGACTATGGTGAATTTCAAGTGGACCAGATTCCGTGTCGACATGTATTTGCTTGTTGTGCAAATCAACGGCTTGATTGGCAAGTGTACGTTCATGACGTCTATAATATGGACTAA